A region from the Gavia stellata isolate bGavSte3 chromosome 12, bGavSte3.hap2, whole genome shotgun sequence genome encodes:
- the SHISA5 gene encoding protein shisa-5 isoform X2 — MGFGSLVAIGVTVCAVIVITIILCLTCSCCCLYKACRRPRPVVTTTTSTTVVHAPYPQQQGVPPNYPVGPYQGYQPVAIQPQPGMPVAPYPAQYPPPYPMQPSGPPAYHETVAAGAGAPYPISQPPYNPAYVDPQKPTY, encoded by the exons TTTTGGAAGCCTTGTTGCGATTGGAGTTACTGTTTGTGCAGTGATTGTAATTACTATTATTCTGTGCCTCACCTGTTCGTGTTGCTGTTTATATAAAGCATGTCGAAGACCAAGGC CTGTTGTGACCACCACTACTTCCACTACAGTAGTTCATGCTCCCTATCCCCAGCAACAGGGAGTGCCACCCAACTACCCAGTAGGCCCATATCAGGGATATCAGCCTGTGGCTATCCAGCCACAACCGGGAATGCCGGTAGCACCGTACCCTGCACAGTATCCTCCCCCTTACCCCATGCAGCCATCAGGACCCCCAGCTTATCATGAAACGGTGGCAG ctggtgctggagcacCTTACCCAATCAGCCAGCCCCCTTACAACCCTGCTTATGTGGATCCTCAGAAGCCCACCTATTGA